Proteins encoded within one genomic window of uncultured Draconibacterium sp.:
- a CDS encoding cellulase family glycosylhydrolase, translating into MRKKYYLLFLLFCLSFNCKVEKNSDSGLKPFSVNYQDIGDEAIDISFLLEKPAGKSGFVTAQNGKLVKPDGTQVRLWGVNITDWTKGSTQIPEKEDARLYAKTLARYGINCVRLTFLDFFTPRGLINPNFDNTGNLDAEQLDKLDYWISQLKENGIYIDLNLLVGRTFKEGDNVEDYKKIGWAKYVSYFDSQLIELQKDFAKDLLTHYNPYTKTSYNNEPAIVIVELVNENTLFDAWHRNALHPASEVSWDPNFRNLTNYHSELLTQMFNNFIRNKFSKAEIESIRKQAQAKKGELISRASRKDNLETQKDWVHATISFYEDVEKRYFVEMKKYLKDTLSVKSLLIGSNDFLHNQSEYPMLYSNRELDIIDGHVYWQHPTWPGKINTPMVNEPDSSTIAKLSRIALAGMPYTVSEVNNAFPNDYESEGIPLISAYGSFQDWSGIMVYTFEPKTDPDYRGFVGDAFDISHHPVKMPQMIVGSLMYLRADVAKANGTVLRTYSDKQISQTMTMPVEDSPYYTPGYDASDVFKHKVRIVSLDKAQNYDETKQDKKLLLSDTKELAWELNSKGNGCVTINTPFTQAIIGFTNEFEKELDNLDVNVDNEFSAITLSSIDDKPINNSNQLLLITGGKVENTGQVWDSERKKIIKRGSAPSLVEVVSGKITLSNLDRAKKVVVKPLDGSGVPLGETIEAEKSGRNWMFSVGEIITTWYKIEISR; encoded by the coding sequence ATGAGAAAAAAATATTATTTGTTATTTCTACTGTTCTGTTTAAGTTTTAATTGCAAGGTTGAAAAGAATAGTGATTCTGGTCTCAAACCGTTTAGTGTGAATTACCAGGATATAGGAGATGAAGCTATTGATATTTCTTTTTTACTTGAAAAACCAGCCGGGAAGTCAGGTTTTGTCACAGCGCAGAATGGAAAGCTTGTTAAGCCCGATGGAACACAAGTGAGGTTATGGGGAGTTAATATTACTGACTGGACAAAAGGTTCAACTCAAATACCGGAAAAAGAAGATGCCCGGTTATACGCTAAAACGTTAGCAAGATATGGGATTAATTGTGTAAGGTTAACATTTCTGGACTTTTTTACACCCCGTGGCCTGATCAATCCAAATTTTGATAATACCGGAAATCTGGATGCAGAGCAATTGGACAAACTGGATTACTGGATTAGCCAACTTAAGGAAAACGGAATATATATTGATTTAAATTTATTGGTTGGCAGAACCTTTAAAGAAGGTGACAATGTTGAGGATTATAAAAAAATAGGCTGGGCTAAATACGTATCATATTTCGATTCGCAACTAATTGAACTACAGAAAGATTTCGCCAAAGATTTACTTACGCATTACAATCCATATACAAAGACGAGTTATAACAACGAACCAGCAATAGTTATTGTTGAGCTTGTAAATGAAAATACTCTTTTTGACGCTTGGCACAGAAATGCCTTACATCCTGCCAGTGAAGTAAGCTGGGATCCAAATTTTCGAAACCTGACCAACTATCATTCGGAATTACTCACACAAATGTTCAATAATTTCATAAGAAATAAATTTAGTAAAGCAGAAATAGAATCTATCCGAAAACAAGCACAGGCAAAGAAAGGCGAATTAATATCAAGAGCGAGCAGGAAAGATAATCTGGAGACACAGAAAGATTGGGTTCATGCAACAATCTCTTTTTATGAAGATGTTGAAAAGCGGTACTTTGTTGAAATGAAGAAGTATCTGAAAGATACACTTAGCGTAAAATCATTATTAATAGGAAGCAACGATTTTTTACATAATCAAAGTGAATATCCTATGCTCTATTCAAACCGGGAATTGGATATAATTGACGGTCATGTTTACTGGCAACATCCCACCTGGCCGGGTAAAATTAATACGCCTATGGTCAACGAGCCGGATTCGTCTACCATCGCAAAACTGTCCCGTATAGCTTTAGCCGGGATGCCATATACTGTTTCTGAGGTAAACAATGCTTTTCCCAATGATTACGAAAGTGAAGGTATCCCACTAATTTCTGCTTATGGAAGTTTTCAGGACTGGTCTGGAATAATGGTTTATACTTTCGAACCTAAAACCGATCCTGATTATAGAGGTTTTGTAGGAGATGCTTTTGATATTTCTCATCACCCGGTAAAAATGCCTCAAATGATTGTCGGTTCGTTAATGTATCTAAGGGCTGACGTTGCAAAAGCAAATGGAACGGTACTACGGACTTATTCTGACAAGCAAATCTCCCAAACCATGACTATGCCGGTCGAAGATTCTCCATATTACACTCCGGGATACGATGCTTCCGATGTATTTAAACACAAGGTGAGAATTGTGTCACTTGACAAGGCACAGAACTATGATGAAACAAAACAGGATAAGAAGTTGCTCCTATCTGATACAAAAGAACTGGCATGGGAGTTGAATTCTAAAGGTAACGGTTGTGTTACAATAAACACGCCTTTTACTCAGGCAATAATCGGGTTCACTAATGAATTTGAAAAGGAATTGGACAATCTGGATGTAAATGTAGATAACGAATTTAGTGCGATAACACTTTCCTCCATAGACGATAAACCTATAAATAATTCAAATCAACTGCTTCTCATAACAGGAGGAAAAGTAGAAAACACAGGTCAGGTTTGGGATAGTGAGCGCAAGAAAATTATAAAAAGAGGCTCTGCTCCATCTTTAGTTGAAGTTGTTAGCGGGAAAATAACTTTATCCAATCTGGATAGAGCAAAGAAAGTTGTAGTAAAACCACTTGATGGTTCCGGCGTCCCGTTAGGAGAGACTATTGAAGCGGAAAAATCAGGTAGAAATTGGATGTTTTCTGTAGGGGAGATAATAACTACCTGGTATAAAATAGAAATCAGCCGCTAA
- a CDS encoding RagB/SusD family nutrient uptake outer membrane protein, producing MKNKYLTIIIIAISLLVSSCEDNFDPKIYGKLFSSNFPKTEEDFESYLMTCYIPFSVNWTYNLTGVNQHNFYVAEGGVIRLFDSTSDLCAPWEARTWGGSWRKLTTANYEDCIYYGRASGGDPSHFEKIRDITRFSKIIGTIEESTVISDAKKANYLGEARLLRGLMMYYLLHIYGPVPVITDPALVGDREAEENLERPTLQQMAELITSDFEYAVENMSNNQPNGRYTADYARVCLMRHYLNEGSYMNGYYDKAINMYDQLKNSGYTLFTAGGEDAYAEQFKMDNKFNVEVIEAVSISASGDGSGANGNFNPMSWYVIPNNVAKYADVENTVPTPFVYQGGGWGQCWNISPDFYDTFEEGDTRKNTVLTSYIQNDAARTLITRDDIGVAWSGFIINKYPVEIDNAFQPTDIPLARWADVLLMYAEAVARKDQAVPSGEALQGVNDVRERAGLAPLSGDAIASYDGFMDALLMERGHELMYEGIRKVDLIRFNKYRHNCKLYKGAEPTHQYMPIPDYAVKQAETYGKTLAQTYERPDYSLDN from the coding sequence ATGAAAAATAAATATTTAACGATAATTATAATAGCAATTTCTTTATTAGTAAGTAGTTGCGAAGATAATTTTGACCCCAAAATATATGGCAAGCTTTTTTCTTCGAACTTCCCCAAAACGGAAGAAGATTTTGAATCTTATTTAATGACATGTTATATTCCTTTCTCTGTAAACTGGACATACAATCTTACAGGTGTTAATCAACATAATTTCTACGTTGCAGAAGGAGGTGTAATACGCCTTTTTGATTCAACATCAGATTTGTGCGCCCCTTGGGAAGCAAGAACCTGGGGAGGGTCCTGGAGAAAATTAACAACTGCGAATTATGAAGATTGTATTTATTACGGTCGTGCTTCAGGTGGTGATCCTTCACATTTTGAAAAAATTCGGGATATTACCCGCTTCTCTAAAATTATTGGAACTATTGAAGAATCGACTGTGATCTCTGATGCTAAAAAGGCAAATTACCTTGGTGAAGCACGTTTATTACGCGGGCTTATGATGTATTACCTGTTGCATATTTATGGTCCGGTACCTGTTATTACTGATCCTGCATTGGTGGGAGATCGTGAAGCAGAGGAAAATCTGGAACGTCCTACATTGCAACAAATGGCTGAACTGATTACTTCTGATTTTGAATACGCGGTTGAGAACATGTCAAATAATCAACCCAATGGGAGGTATACAGCAGATTATGCAAGGGTTTGTTTAATGCGTCATTATTTAAACGAAGGTTCTTATATGAATGGATATTATGATAAAGCAATAAACATGTATGACCAATTAAAAAATTCAGGCTATACATTGTTTACTGCTGGGGGAGAAGATGCCTATGCCGAACAATTTAAAATGGATAATAAGTTTAACGTTGAAGTAATTGAAGCAGTTTCAATTAGTGCCAGCGGTGACGGATCCGGGGCAAATGGGAATTTTAATCCAATGTCATGGTATGTAATTCCAAATAATGTGGCAAAATATGCAGATGTTGAAAATACAGTACCAACTCCTTTTGTATATCAAGGTGGAGGATGGGGGCAGTGTTGGAACATTTCGCCGGATTTTTATGATACTTTTGAAGAAGGAGATACACGTAAAAATACAGTTTTAACATCTTATATACAGAATGATGCTGCAAGGACACTGATAACGAGAGATGATATAGGGGTGGCTTGGTCTGGATTTATAATTAATAAGTATCCTGTTGAAATTGATAATGCTTTTCAACCAACAGACATTCCTTTGGCAAGGTGGGCTGACGTATTATTAATGTATGCTGAAGCAGTGGCTAGAAAAGATCAGGCTGTTCCGTCAGGAGAAGCTTTGCAGGGAGTAAACGATGTTAGGGAGAGGGCAGGACTGGCTCCGCTAAGTGGTGATGCAATTGCAAGTTATGATGGTTTTATGGATGCTTTATTAATGGAAAGAGGTCACGAACTTATGTATGAGGGTATTCGAAAAGTTGATCTTATTCGATTTAACAAATACCGCCACAACTGCAAATTATACAAAGGTGCTGAGCCAACCCATCAATATATGCCTATTCCTGATTATGCTGTAAAACAGGCAGAAACCTATGGTAAAACATTGGCGCAAACGTACGAGAGACCAGATTATAGTCTTGATAATTAG
- a CDS encoding SusC/RagA family TonB-linked outer membrane protein: MKLTVFLLLVSVAGVFANKSYSQSKMLNLDMHGATVKEVIKNIEEQSEFYFLYSENLIDVERKVNVTVENEKIEQTLALVFNGTDVDYSIRDRIIVLTTPEMLKRELGALQQQKSVSGKVTDEKGEPLPGVTVIVTGTTIGITTDFDGNYSLEIPADSKSVTFSFVGMRSQEIEIGNRTTIDVTMAVDAIGLEEVVAVGYGSVSRKNLTTSISKVSTDDIAKSSNSNMSQLMLGRAAGLQATIQSAQPGGNVDISIRGAKNPIYIIDGVMMPNGSLETESGGSMTVIPSSVNRSGLAGLNPDDIESVEVLKDASASIYGIGAANGVILITTKKGKKGPLSVKYNGSFSIVENTKYVQPLNAPDYMNLVNVYNKEQYLYNNAMVPYGSTPYDNGWSPAFSDTEISNAQSTDWLGEVLRSGSISNHNINITGGGERIQYYTSGNYFKQVGTVSNSKMERYSLRSKIDFQLNSFINLSSTVNVNRNFYLNSSVGGTSNGRGAQAAGALTAALAYPSNVPVKDENGDYSVFINLPNAVAMEDIEDNTNSDGTYLNFVADIKLIKNILSAKLLYGNNKENTKRSVFIPSYVYFDQMYKSRGSLGTDSRENQTMEATLAFDKSFNDFLTLNVVAGIGKYLNSGYGLNVAYDEQHDAIANDNLRAATGIITPGSYRYDDEKRSQFIRANIDILDRYVVATTIRRDGTDKFFPDSKYAIFPSVSMAWKISNESFLEDVSWLNLLKIRASYGETGSDNLGSTLYGTYGPFGSQVMFSNNSTKYIPIVLNGLDYPDVSWQKTTMKNIGIDFYILGDRVSGSFDLFRNDITDMLGEANTAGLSMFGSYPINGAHTRRQGWDASLNTKNIQTADFTWSSILNLSRYNALWIERMPNYDYNEYEIQGRVAMNADYYYETSGLINVDMSNVPSSQPESARYPGFPIIVDQNDDGEITVDDIVMNNNVPDLYLGFGNTFTYKNFDLDIFMYSQLGVNKRNWAWDWASPTELANQGANSNEYAMGIWNSQTNPDGRFPGIAYSLASVTLPGGAGTNIGNQNASFLRVRNITLGYNLSGNKLGEVGKYIRNIRVYVDAQNPILITNFEGFDPEVYSGGDYKGGKGEYPQTRTFSAGVNISF, translated from the coding sequence ATGAAACTAACGGTTTTCCTGTTATTGGTTTCAGTGGCTGGAGTTTTTGCCAATAAAAGTTATTCGCAAAGTAAAATGCTTAATTTAGACATGCATGGAGCCACTGTTAAGGAAGTTATAAAGAATATTGAAGAACAAAGTGAGTTCTATTTTTTGTATAGCGAAAACCTTATTGATGTAGAAAGAAAAGTTAATGTAACCGTTGAAAACGAAAAAATAGAGCAGACTCTGGCGCTGGTATTTAACGGTACAGATGTTGATTATTCAATACGAGATCGCATTATTGTGTTAACAACCCCCGAGATGCTTAAAAGAGAATTAGGAGCATTACAACAACAAAAATCCGTTTCTGGTAAGGTAACCGATGAAAAAGGAGAACCGCTTCCCGGGGTAACAGTTATTGTTACCGGCACTACGATTGGAATAACTACCGATTTTGACGGGAATTACTCGCTGGAAATTCCGGCTGATTCCAAATCGGTAACCTTCTCGTTTGTTGGTATGAGATCGCAGGAAATTGAAATTGGTAACAGAACAACAATAGACGTAACAATGGCTGTTGATGCTATTGGACTCGAAGAAGTAGTTGCTGTAGGGTATGGATCAGTATCCCGAAAAAACTTAACAACATCTATTTCAAAAGTCAGTACCGATGATATTGCAAAATCATCGAACAGTAATATGTCACAATTAATGCTGGGGCGTGCTGCGGGTCTTCAGGCTACAATTCAGAGTGCACAACCCGGAGGAAATGTTGATATTTCAATTCGGGGAGCGAAAAACCCAATTTATATAATCGACGGAGTGATGATGCCTAATGGCTCATTGGAAACAGAATCAGGTGGATCTATGACTGTGATTCCCAGTTCAGTTAATCGTTCGGGGCTTGCGGGCTTAAATCCTGATGACATAGAGTCTGTTGAGGTATTAAAGGATGCATCAGCATCTATTTATGGTATTGGTGCTGCAAACGGAGTTATTTTGATTACAACCAAAAAAGGGAAAAAAGGCCCTTTGAGTGTAAAATACAATGGTAGCTTTTCTATTGTTGAAAATACCAAATATGTACAACCATTAAATGCACCGGATTATATGAATCTGGTTAATGTTTATAACAAAGAACAGTACTTGTATAACAATGCAATGGTACCTTATGGTTCTACCCCGTATGATAATGGCTGGAGCCCGGCTTTTTCTGATACAGAGATAAGCAATGCTCAATCAACAGATTGGTTAGGCGAGGTTTTGAGGAGTGGTAGCATTTCGAACCATAATATAAACATAACAGGTGGTGGCGAAAGAATTCAGTATTATACTTCAGGCAACTATTTTAAGCAGGTAGGTACTGTCTCAAATTCAAAAATGGAACGTTATTCATTAAGGAGCAAAATTGATTTTCAGCTTAACTCGTTTATTAATCTGTCATCAACTGTTAATGTTAACCGGAATTTTTACCTTAATTCATCGGTAGGAGGTACTTCGAATGGCAGGGGAGCCCAGGCCGCAGGAGCTTTAACTGCAGCATTGGCGTATCCGTCAAACGTACCGGTGAAAGATGAAAATGGCGATTATTCTGTATTCATTAATCTTCCAAATGCTGTTGCAATGGAGGATATTGAAGATAATACTAACTCTGATGGTACTTATCTGAACTTTGTTGCTGATATAAAATTGATTAAAAATATTTTATCCGCTAAGCTACTCTACGGAAATAATAAGGAAAATACAAAAAGGTCTGTATTTATTCCGTCATATGTTTATTTCGACCAAATGTATAAGTCGAGGGGAAGTCTTGGAACTGACAGCCGGGAGAATCAAACCATGGAAGCAACTTTAGCGTTTGATAAATCGTTTAATGATTTTCTGACATTAAATGTTGTTGCTGGTATCGGTAAATACCTCAATTCAGGTTACGGATTAAATGTAGCCTACGATGAACAGCATGATGCAATTGCCAACGATAATTTAAGAGCTGCAACCGGAATAATAACTCCCGGTTCGTACAGGTACGATGATGAAAAGCGTTCGCAATTTATACGTGCCAATATTGATATATTAGACCGTTATGTGGTTGCTACAACAATACGTAGAGATGGCACCGATAAATTTTTCCCCGATAGTAAGTATGCAATTTTCCCTTCTGTTTCAATGGCATGGAAAATTTCTAACGAAAGCTTTCTTGAAGATGTATCGTGGTTAAACCTGTTAAAAATAAGAGCTAGTTATGGCGAAACAGGAAGCGATAACCTGGGATCTACACTGTATGGAACTTATGGCCCGTTTGGCTCACAAGTTATGTTTAGTAATAATTCAACGAAGTATATTCCTATTGTACTAAACGGATTGGATTATCCTGATGTGAGCTGGCAGAAAACAACCATGAAAAATATAGGTATTGATTTTTATATCCTAGGTGACAGAGTTTCAGGAAGTTTTGATTTATTCAGAAACGACATTACTGATATGCTGGGTGAAGCAAACACTGCAGGCTTGTCTATGTTCGGAAGCTATCCGATTAATGGAGCTCATACAAGGAGACAAGGATGGGATGCCAGTCTAAATACTAAAAATATTCAGACTGCTGATTTCACATGGTCATCAATTTTGAACCTGTCAAGATATAATGCACTCTGGATAGAAAGAATGCCTAATTACGATTATAATGAATACGAAATTCAGGGGCGTGTAGCAATGAATGCAGATTATTACTATGAGACAAGTGGACTTATTAATGTAGATATGAGTAATGTTCCGTCTTCACAACCCGAAAGTGCACGTTATCCGGGATTTCCAATTATAGTTGATCAGAATGATGATGGTGAAATTACTGTTGACGATATTGTAATGAACAATAATGTACCTGATTTATATTTAGGTTTTGGGAACACATTTACGTACAAGAATTTTGATCTTGATATTTTTATGTATTCCCAATTGGGAGTTAATAAACGTAACTGGGCATGGGATTGGGCAAGTCCGACCGAGTTGGCCAATCAAGGTGCTAATTCCAACGAATATGCAATGGGTATCTGGAATTCACAAACAAATCCGGATGGCAGATTTCCCGGAATAGCATATAGTCTGGCTTCAGTTACCTTGCCCGGAGGTGCCGGTACCAATATTGGAAACCAGAACGCTTCTTTTTTGCGCGTCAGGAATATTACGCTCGGATACAACTTAAGTGGAAATAAGCTGGGCGAAGTTGGTAAGTATATTCGAAACATTCGGGTTTATGTTGATGCGCAGAATCCTATTCTCATTACGAACTTTGAAGGATTTGATCCGGAAGTATACAGTGGAGGCGACTACAAAGGAGGAAAAGGTGAGTATCCACAAACGAGGACATTCTCTGCCGGAGTTAACATTAGTTTTTAA
- a CDS encoding FecR domain-containing protein yields MTKELLDKYLNNCCTSQEVEEVMQWIKQEFFFSESKELSKIDWQHFKEGDSSVSDEKLDILLDKIHHKLNIEEPLRGPRKNYRVVSWISKAAAVILIPILAFLFYTISENARLTNQIATVYVDSLEVIAPVGSRTVVELSDGSVVHLNYSSRIKYPQNFRGETRGVALTGEAYFEVAHNPDKPFVVTAGGIDIRALGTVFNVNAYPENNNIATTLIEGKVLVEKMNNNGNVETLKELIPSQHIIYDKKTNVLKSCLVQVEKYIAWKDGRLVFENEPIEEVAQRLSRMFNVEILVEKEVTKYKYTVTFVDEPLFQILELLSVATPISYRTLPRTKNPDGTFSKQRILIERKR; encoded by the coding sequence ATGACAAAAGAGCTGCTGGATAAATATTTGAATAACTGCTGTACATCACAGGAAGTTGAGGAGGTTATGCAGTGGATAAAGCAAGAATTCTTCTTCAGTGAAAGTAAGGAGCTTAGCAAGATTGATTGGCAACATTTTAAGGAAGGAGACAGCAGTGTGTCAGATGAAAAACTGGATATTCTACTTGATAAAATTCACCATAAATTAAATATTGAAGAACCTCTTAGGGGGCCGAGAAAGAATTACCGGGTAGTTAGCTGGATATCGAAAGCTGCTGCTGTCATTTTAATTCCGATTTTGGCCTTTTTATTTTATACCATTTCTGAAAATGCAAGGTTAACAAACCAAATTGCAACGGTATATGTGGATTCTTTAGAAGTGATTGCACCTGTTGGTTCGCGAACTGTTGTTGAGTTGTCAGACGGATCCGTGGTTCATCTTAATTATAGCAGCCGGATAAAATACCCGCAGAATTTTAGGGGAGAGACTCGCGGTGTCGCTTTAACTGGTGAAGCTTATTTTGAGGTGGCTCATAATCCTGACAAACCTTTTGTAGTTACTGCAGGTGGTATTGATATTAGAGCGTTGGGTACGGTTTTTAATGTGAACGCATATCCTGAAAATAATAATATTGCAACTACACTTATAGAAGGAAAGGTGTTGGTAGAGAAAATGAATAACAACGGAAATGTTGAAACTTTAAAAGAACTGATACCCAGTCAGCATATAATATATGACAAGAAGACTAACGTTTTAAAGTCGTGTTTGGTGCAGGTTGAAAAATATATTGCATGGAAAGATGGAAGGTTGGTTTTCGAGAATGAACCGATAGAAGAGGTTGCCCAAAGGTTAAGTCGAATGTTTAATGTTGAAATACTGGTTGAAAAAGAGGTAACGAAATACAAGTATACAGTAACCTTTGTTGATGAGCCGCTTTTTCAAATACTTGAATTATTGTCGGTTGCAACACCGATTAGTTACCGGACATTGCCGCGCACAAAGAATCCTGATGGAACATTTTCAAAACAAAGAATATTAATTGAGAGAAAGAGATAA
- a CDS encoding RNA polymerase sigma-70 factor — protein MNNNKSNIELVKLLKKGDMSAFDLIYKKYSRRLYGFVLRYVKQETDAEEIVQEVFIKIWKSRDAINTYSSFESFLFTIAHNATVNLLKKRVPEQKYKEYVKSLQHIDESYELTDEIYYKELIDKFQDLLKELSPRQQEIYQLSREEGLSHKEIAEKLGISTNTVKNHLVTTLSFFKKKLDNGLIVSVLFISLFL, from the coding sequence TTGAATAATAACAAATCTAATATTGAACTGGTAAAGCTCCTGAAAAAAGGAGATATGTCTGCTTTCGATCTCATCTATAAAAAATATTCCAGAAGGTTATATGGTTTTGTTTTGCGCTATGTTAAGCAGGAAACAGATGCAGAAGAAATAGTTCAGGAAGTTTTTATAAAAATATGGAAGAGTCGCGATGCTATTAATACCTATTCATCTTTTGAGTCTTTTCTGTTCACTATAGCACATAATGCAACGGTAAATTTACTTAAAAAAAGGGTACCTGAACAAAAGTATAAAGAATACGTAAAATCGCTTCAGCACATTGATGAGAGCTACGAACTTACCGATGAAATTTATTATAAAGAGTTAATTGATAAATTTCAAGACTTGTTAAAGGAATTATCTCCCCGTCAACAAGAAATTTATCAATTAAGCCGAGAAGAGGGATTAAGTCATAAAGAAATAGCAGAAAAGCTGGGCATATCAACAAATACAGTAAAGAACCATCTGGTAACTACACTTTCTTTTTTTAAAAAAAAGCTCGATAATGGACTAATAGTTAGTGTCCTATTTATTAGTTTGTTCCTTTAG